One genomic segment of Microbacterium sp. ProA8 includes these proteins:
- a CDS encoding IS481 family transposase → MTHANAALTPRQRLRLARQVVDDGWSVAAAASYFRVSWRTAERWARRYVEMGEAGMQDRSSRPHSSPNRTPRPVVRKVVHLRWKKRLGPVGIGAQLGMPASTVHAILTRCRVNRLSHVDVRTGEPARRYEHEHPGSLIHVDVKKLGNIPDGGGWRYVGRFQGDRNRAVTAKRTGRRGIAGDMVTGTAFIHTVIDDHSRVAYAEIHDDETAATAVAVLRRAVGWFAARGVTVERVLSDNGSAYRSFAWRDACAELSIRPKRTRPYRPQTNGKIERFHRTLADGWAYSRHYNSESARRNALPTWLHSYNHHRPHTAIGGHPPISRLTNLPGQHS, encoded by the coding sequence GTGACCCACGCTAACGCTGCGCTGACCCCTCGCCAACGCCTCCGGCTCGCCCGACAGGTCGTCGATGACGGCTGGTCCGTCGCTGCGGCTGCGAGCTACTTCCGGGTGTCGTGGCGGACCGCGGAACGGTGGGCGCGCCGCTATGTCGAGATGGGTGAGGCGGGGATGCAGGACCGCTCCTCCAGGCCGCACTCGAGTCCGAACAGGACGCCCCGGCCGGTGGTGCGGAAGGTCGTGCATCTGCGGTGGAAGAAGCGGCTCGGTCCGGTCGGAATCGGCGCTCAGCTGGGGATGCCGGCGTCGACCGTCCATGCGATCCTGACGCGTTGCCGGGTGAATCGGCTCAGCCACGTCGACGTTCGCACCGGCGAGCCCGCCCGCCGCTACGAGCACGAGCATCCCGGCTCGTTGATCCACGTCGACGTGAAGAAGCTCGGCAACATCCCCGACGGCGGCGGGTGGCGCTACGTCGGCCGGTTCCAAGGCGACCGCAACCGAGCGGTCACCGCCAAACGGACCGGAAGACGTGGCATCGCCGGCGACATGGTCACCGGGACAGCGTTCATCCACACCGTCATCGACGACCACTCCCGCGTCGCCTACGCCGAGATCCACGACGACGAGACCGCAGCCACAGCCGTCGCTGTTCTGCGACGCGCGGTCGGCTGGTTCGCTGCCCGCGGCGTCACCGTCGAGCGCGTCCTCTCCGACAACGGCTCCGCGTACCGCTCCTTCGCTTGGCGGGACGCCTGCGCCGAACTCAGCATTCGACCGAAACGCACACGCCCCTACCGGCCACAGACGAACGGGAAGATCGAACGATTCCACCGCACGCTCGCCGACGGCTGGGCCTACTCACGGCACTACAACTCCGAGTCAGCCCGCCGCAACGCGCTCCCGACCTGGCTGCACTCCTACAATCACCACAGGCCCCACACCGCGATCGGCGGCCACCCACCCATCAGCAGATTGACCAACCTGCCTGGACAGCACAGCTAG
- the infC gene encoding translation initiation factor IF-3 codes for MNMCRGGPAHKPKEFRISDPRTNDRIRVPEVRLVGPAGEQVGVVRIEVALRLAQEADLDLVEVAPNSKPPVVKIMDYGKFKYEAAQKAKEARRNQANTVLKEVRFRLKIEAHDYITKLKRAEGFLQAGDKVKAMILFRGREQSRPEQGVRLLRKFAEDVAEFGTVESNPTIDGRNMVMVVAPHKNKSEVKTEQNAQRAANKEAARSARTGSGPQGDADSGSSDTAAETPAAESETATAE; via the coding sequence ATGAACATGTGTCGCGGTGGTCCAGCCCATAAACCCAAGGAGTTCCGCATCAGCGATCCCCGCACCAACGACCGCATCCGCGTCCCCGAGGTCCGCCTCGTCGGACCCGCGGGTGAGCAGGTCGGCGTCGTCCGCATCGAGGTGGCGCTGCGCCTGGCCCAGGAGGCCGACCTCGATCTCGTCGAGGTGGCCCCGAACTCGAAGCCCCCCGTGGTCAAGATCATGGACTACGGCAAGTTCAAGTACGAGGCTGCGCAGAAGGCCAAGGAAGCGCGTCGCAATCAGGCGAACACCGTCCTCAAGGAGGTCCGGTTCCGTCTGAAGATCGAGGCCCACGACTACATCACCAAGCTCAAGCGCGCCGAGGGCTTCCTCCAGGCGGGCGACAAGGTCAAGGCGATGATCCTGTTCCGTGGCCGCGAGCAGTCGCGCCCCGAGCAGGGTGTCCGTCTCCTCCGCAAGTTCGCGGAAGACGTCGCCGAGTTCGGCACGGTCGAGTCGAACCCGACGATCGACGGCCGCAACATGGTGATGGTGGTCGCCCCGCACAAGAACAAGTCCGAGGTGAAGACCGAGCAGAACGCGCAGCGTGCCGCCAACAAGGAGGCAGCGCGTTCCGCCCGCACCGGCAGTGGCCCGCAGGGCGACGCCGACTCGGGCAGCTCCGACACCGCAGCCGAGACCCCGGCCGCCGAGTCCGAGACCGCCACGGCCGAATAG
- a CDS encoding DUF1844 domain-containing protein: MDAERQARWEEQERAAASASRDIAEVPAVEVITTAAVHLLSAAAVKVGLADDPATQTDLDEARKLINALAGLITAGAPEISDMHARSLRDGLRSVQLAFREASVIPDPIGKGPGEKWTGPVT; this comes from the coding sequence GTGGATGCCGAGCGTCAGGCCCGCTGGGAGGAGCAGGAGCGTGCGGCCGCATCGGCCTCGCGCGACATCGCCGAGGTGCCGGCCGTCGAGGTCATCACGACCGCCGCCGTGCACCTGCTGAGCGCCGCCGCCGTCAAGGTCGGGCTCGCCGACGATCCCGCGACGCAGACCGACCTCGACGAGGCCCGCAAGCTCATCAACGCCCTGGCCGGCCTCATCACGGCCGGCGCCCCGGAGATCAGCGACATGCACGCCCGCTCGCTGCGCGACGGGCTGCGCTCGGTGCAGCTCGCCTTCCGCGAGGCATCCGTGATTCCCGACCCGATCGGCAAGGGTCCGGGCGAGAAGTGGACGGGCCCGGTCACCTGA
- a CDS encoding histidinol-phosphate transaminase produces the protein MGEVSARLEDLPLRADLRGQKPYGAPQAPLPVALNVNENTHPVPAEVADDILDSIARALSDVNRYPDREFTALREGFADYLGHGLTRDEIWAANGSNEVLQHILQAFAGPGRTAFGFTPTYSMYPLLTRGTGAEWISGTRSAEYSITADDAASQIADAAPDVVFLCSPNNPTGTPLGLDVVEAAYEATDGIVIVDEAYFEFAPHDERSALTLLPGRERLVVSRTMSKAFAFAGARVGYMAADPALIDALRLVRLPYHLSALTQAAATAALRHAPIMLGMVDEIVTQRDRISATVEALGYTAHESWTNFVLFGGVADPAATWQALYDQGVLIRDVGIPAHLRVTAGTADETTAFLDALASVGSAA, from the coding sequence ATGGGAGAGGTGAGTGCACGTCTCGAAGACCTCCCCTTGCGCGCCGATCTCCGCGGTCAGAAGCCGTACGGTGCTCCGCAGGCGCCGTTGCCGGTGGCCCTGAACGTGAACGAGAACACGCATCCTGTTCCGGCGGAGGTCGCGGACGACATCCTCGACTCGATCGCCCGGGCGCTGAGCGACGTGAACCGCTACCCCGACCGTGAGTTCACGGCACTGCGCGAGGGCTTCGCCGACTATCTGGGTCACGGTCTCACGCGCGACGAGATCTGGGCCGCCAACGGCTCGAACGAGGTCCTGCAGCACATCCTGCAGGCCTTCGCAGGACCGGGCCGGACGGCATTCGGCTTCACGCCCACGTATTCGATGTACCCGCTGCTCACCCGCGGCACGGGCGCCGAGTGGATCTCCGGCACCCGATCGGCTGAGTATTCGATCACGGCGGACGATGCGGCATCCCAGATCGCGGATGCCGCGCCCGACGTGGTGTTCCTCTGCTCGCCCAACAACCCCACCGGCACCCCGCTCGGGCTCGACGTCGTCGAGGCAGCCTACGAGGCGACGGACGGGATCGTGATCGTCGACGAGGCCTATTTCGAGTTCGCTCCGCACGACGAGCGGTCGGCGCTCACGCTGCTGCCGGGACGTGAGCGGCTCGTGGTCTCCCGCACGATGAGCAAGGCGTTCGCCTTCGCGGGCGCCCGCGTCGGGTACATGGCCGCCGACCCCGCGCTCATCGACGCACTTCGCCTGGTGCGCCTGCCGTACCACCTGAGTGCGCTCACGCAGGCCGCCGCGACGGCCGCGCTGCGCCACGCGCCCATCATGCTGGGCATGGTCGACGAGATCGTCACGCAGCGCGACCGCATCTCGGCGACGGTCGAGGCACTGGGCTACACGGCGCACGAGTCGTGGACGAACTTCGTCCTGTTCGGGGGAGTGGCCGATCCTGCCGCCACATGGCAGGCGCTCTACGACCAGGGCGTACTCATCCGCGACGTCGGGATCCCTGCGCACCTGCGGGTGACGGCGGGCACGGCGGACGAGACGACGGCCTTCCTCGACGCGCTGGCCTCGGTAGGATCGGCGGCATGA
- the hisB gene encoding imidazoleglycerol-phosphate dehydratase HisB: MSAAPRTATLRRATSESTVELELDLDGTGRSRIDTTVPFFDHLLTAFAKHSLTDLTVRASGDTDIDAHHTVEDISIVLGQAIRQALGDKSGIARYGDALVPLDEALAQAVVDISGRPYLVHEGEPAGFEHHLIGGHFTGSLVRHTFEAIAHNAALTVHVRVLSGRDPHHIAEAEYKALARAFRQAKALDPLVEGIPSTKGAL; this comes from the coding sequence ATGAGCGCCGCACCACGCACCGCAACGCTGCGACGGGCGACGAGCGAGTCGACCGTCGAGCTCGAACTCGATCTGGACGGCACCGGCCGCAGCCGCATCGACACGACGGTGCCGTTCTTCGATCACCTGCTGACGGCGTTCGCGAAGCACTCGCTGACGGATCTGACGGTGCGCGCATCCGGCGACACCGACATCGACGCCCACCACACCGTCGAGGACATCTCGATCGTGCTCGGCCAGGCGATTCGCCAGGCACTCGGAGACAAATCCGGCATCGCGCGCTACGGCGATGCGCTGGTTCCGCTCGACGAGGCGCTGGCCCAGGCCGTCGTCGACATCAGCGGCCGCCCCTACCTCGTTCACGAGGGCGAGCCCGCGGGCTTCGAGCACCACCTCATCGGCGGGCACTTCACGGGTTCGCTGGTGCGGCACACGTTCGAGGCGATCGCGCACAACGCCGCCCTCACGGTGCACGTGCGCGTGCTGTCGGGGCGCGATCCGCACCACATCGCCGAGGCCGAGTACAAGGCGCTCGCGCGGGCGTTCCGCCAGGCGAAGGCGCTCGACCCACTGGTCGAGGGCATTCCCAGCACGAAAGGCGCCCTGTGA
- the rplT gene encoding 50S ribosomal protein L20: MARVKRAVNAHKKRRVILERASGYRGQRSRLYRKAKEQVTHSLVYAYRDRRKRKGDFRRLWIQRINAAARQNGITYNRFIQGLGLAGVQVDRRMLAELAVNEPKTFASLVQTAKKALPENVNAPKSA; encoded by the coding sequence ATGGCTAGAGTCAAGCGGGCCGTCAACGCCCACAAGAAGCGTCGCGTCATCCTCGAGCGCGCCTCCGGTTACCGGGGCCAGCGCTCGCGTCTGTACCGCAAGGCGAAGGAGCAGGTCACCCACTCGCTCGTCTACGCGTACCGCGACCGTCGCAAGCGCAAGGGCGACTTCCGCCGTCTGTGGATCCAGCGCATCAACGCCGCTGCCCGTCAGAACGGCATCACGTACAACCGCTTCATCCAGGGCCTCGGCCTCGCGGGTGTGCAGGTCGACCGTCGCATGCTCGCCGAGCTCGCGGTGAACGAGCCCAAGACGTTCGCGTCGCTCGTCCAGACCGCCAAGAAGGCGCTGCCCGAGAACGTCAACGCTCCGAAGAGCGCCTGA
- a CDS encoding pyridoxal-dependent decarboxylase, giving the protein MDDDAMDESATDDPYRSALEAAHDRALSWLDSLAERPIRPELDVDGVLGRLDVRLGDQSTDPRAVVEELAAASEPGLMAMGSPRFYGFVIGGTYPAALAADWLVSAWDQNTGSRQPTPATAAVEEIAGAWLLDLLGLPRESGVGFVTGGTMANFSCLVTARDSVLRRAGADPARGLQHAPPIRFLAGDAVHTSMVLAGRLAGLGAPTTVGADSEGRIDVVGLERALARGDGPAIVALQAGDVHSGAFDDFAAAVGVAHGAGAWVHVDGAFGLWAAASPRLRHLVAGLADADSWATDAHKTLNVPYDCGVAIVRDEAAMAAALGAHAAYLPAVASISDPYDRTPELSRRARGVPVWAALRSVGRAGVVGLVEGLADAATGLATGFEGIAGLEVLNDVVFTQVCVAAPTDAETAALGEWLREEGTVWASSSTWRGRTVVRFAVSNRGTDAEAVRRTVDAVARGVAALGIDGRAGIARPPG; this is encoded by the coding sequence ATGGACGACGATGCGATGGACGAGTCCGCGACGGACGACCCCTATCGAAGCGCGTTGGAGGCCGCGCACGACCGCGCGCTGAGCTGGCTGGATTCGCTCGCCGAGCGCCCGATCCGGCCGGAGCTCGATGTCGATGGCGTGCTGGGGCGGCTCGACGTCCGCCTCGGCGATCAGAGCACGGACCCGCGTGCCGTCGTCGAGGAGCTGGCCGCGGCATCCGAGCCCGGACTGATGGCGATGGGTTCGCCGCGCTTCTACGGCTTCGTGATCGGGGGGACCTATCCGGCCGCGCTGGCGGCCGACTGGCTCGTGTCGGCGTGGGACCAGAACACCGGATCGCGGCAGCCCACGCCGGCGACCGCCGCGGTCGAGGAAATCGCGGGCGCGTGGTTGCTCGACCTGCTCGGTCTCCCGCGCGAGAGCGGCGTCGGATTCGTCACGGGCGGGACGATGGCCAACTTCTCGTGTCTGGTCACCGCCCGGGATTCGGTCCTGCGCCGAGCGGGAGCGGATCCCGCACGGGGGCTGCAGCACGCCCCGCCGATCCGCTTCCTGGCTGGCGACGCCGTCCACACCTCGATGGTGCTGGCGGGCCGGCTCGCCGGTCTCGGCGCGCCGACGACCGTCGGGGCCGACAGCGAGGGCCGCATCGACGTCGTCGGGCTCGAGCGCGCGCTGGCCCGGGGCGACGGCCCGGCGATCGTCGCGCTCCAGGCGGGTGACGTCCACTCCGGGGCATTCGACGACTTCGCCGCTGCGGTCGGCGTCGCCCACGGTGCAGGGGCGTGGGTGCACGTCGACGGCGCGTTCGGCCTCTGGGCGGCCGCCAGTCCGCGGCTGCGGCACCTGGTCGCCGGGCTCGCGGACGCCGACTCGTGGGCGACCGATGCGCACAAGACCCTCAATGTGCCCTACGACTGCGGGGTGGCGATCGTCCGCGACGAGGCCGCCATGGCCGCCGCGCTCGGCGCGCATGCGGCGTACCTTCCGGCGGTGGCCAGCATCTCCGACCCCTACGACCGCACACCCGAGCTCTCCCGTCGCGCCCGCGGGGTCCCGGTGTGGGCGGCGCTGCGGTCGGTCGGCAGGGCGGGCGTCGTGGGTCTGGTCGAAGGGCTGGCGGATGCCGCGACCGGCCTCGCGACCGGGTTCGAGGGCATCGCGGGCCTCGAGGTGCTCAACGACGTCGTCTTCACCCAGGTGTGCGTGGCCGCGCCGACGGACGCCGAGACGGCGGCGCTGGGGGAGTGGCTGCGCGAGGAGGGCACGGTGTGGGCGTCGTCCTCGACGTGGCGAGGTCGCACCGTGGTGCGCTTCGCCGTGAGCAACCGCGGCACCGACGCCGAGGCGGTGCGCCGGACGGTCGACGCCGTGGCGCGCGGCGTGGCCGCGCTGGGCATCGACGGGCGAGCCGGCATCGCGCGTCCCCCGGGCTAG
- a CDS encoding SseB family protein: MSPDTDPHAAGHGHAHGHGPGGDSAGVPWEGRSFQANPHASDDGSADPALLAALMAFRAGAGGQREVIDAYRSARLLIPLVAEKGEHGIGAHGLEVDKTQELSIVTVAAPDGRRVLPVFSSVEAMRRWDAAARPVPADGVRTALSAAADDTDLIVLDPGSHTEFVIRRPAVWAIGRGQPWEPSFLSPEVFTGLQDSVGGELAVIDLSVEPGDPDARLRGPELVVRLHLMDGLEKAELDAVLARLAARWAADDRIAVLVDSLTVKLVRA, encoded by the coding sequence ATGTCGCCGGATACTGACCCTCACGCCGCCGGTCACGGCCACGCGCACGGCCACGGACCGGGCGGCGACTCCGCGGGCGTGCCCTGGGAGGGACGCAGCTTCCAGGCGAACCCGCATGCCTCGGACGACGGCTCCGCGGACCCCGCGCTCCTCGCCGCGCTCATGGCGTTCCGCGCCGGTGCGGGCGGCCAGCGCGAGGTGATCGACGCCTACCGCTCTGCGCGGCTGCTGATCCCGCTCGTCGCCGAGAAGGGCGAGCACGGCATCGGCGCGCACGGCCTCGAAGTCGACAAGACGCAGGAGCTGTCGATCGTCACCGTCGCCGCGCCCGACGGGCGTCGCGTGCTGCCGGTCTTCTCGTCGGTCGAAGCGATGCGGCGATGGGATGCCGCGGCCCGGCCGGTTCCCGCCGACGGCGTCCGCACTGCGCTGTCGGCCGCCGCCGACGACACCGACCTCATCGTGCTCGACCCGGGATCGCACACCGAGTTCGTCATCCGTCGCCCGGCGGTCTGGGCGATCGGCCGAGGGCAGCCCTGGGAGCCGAGCTTCCTCTCGCCCGAGGTGTTCACCGGCCTCCAGGACAGCGTCGGGGGAGAGCTCGCTGTCATCGACCTCTCCGTGGAGCCCGGGGATCCCGACGCCCGCCTGCGCGGGCCCGAGCTCGTGGTGCGCCTGCACCTCATGGACGGACTCGAGAAGGCCGAGCTCGATGCGGTGCTGGCGCGGCTCGCGGCGCGCTGGGCTGCCGACGACCGCATCGCGGTGCTCGTCGACTCGCTCACCGTGAAGCTCGTCCGGGCCTGA
- the hisH gene encoding imidazole glycerol phosphate synthase subunit HisH codes for MEGDRPLVAVLDYGSGNVHSAVKALIAAGADARLTADRGLVRDADGLFVPGVGAFRAVAEALRASRGDELIERRLAGGRPVLGVCVGMQIFFERGVERGVDTEGLGEWPGVVTELDAPVLPHMGWNTVEPGEGTRLFRGIEHERFYFVHSFAAQKWLLDVQPPFPEPVLTWCDYGAPFLAAVENGPLSATQFHPEKSGDAGIRLLTNWIDGLRRATL; via the coding sequence ATGGAAGGCGACCGGCCGCTCGTCGCCGTCCTCGACTACGGTTCCGGGAACGTGCACTCGGCGGTGAAGGCGCTCATCGCCGCCGGCGCCGACGCGCGGCTGACCGCCGACCGCGGCCTCGTCCGCGACGCCGACGGGCTCTTCGTCCCCGGCGTGGGCGCGTTCCGCGCCGTCGCCGAGGCGCTCCGGGCCAGCCGCGGCGACGAGCTCATCGAGCGCCGTCTCGCCGGTGGACGCCCGGTTCTCGGCGTCTGCGTCGGCATGCAGATCTTCTTCGAGCGCGGCGTGGAGCGCGGCGTCGACACCGAGGGGCTCGGTGAATGGCCGGGCGTCGTGACAGAGCTCGACGCTCCGGTCCTGCCGCACATGGGCTGGAACACCGTCGAGCCGGGCGAGGGCACGCGCCTCTTCCGCGGCATCGAGCACGAGCGGTTCTACTTCGTCCACTCCTTCGCCGCGCAGAAGTGGCTGCTCGACGTGCAGCCGCCGTTCCCCGAGCCTGTCCTCACGTGGTGCGACTACGGCGCGCCGTTCCTCGCCGCGGTCGAGAACGGGCCGCTTTCTGCCACCCAGTTCCACCCCGAGAAGTCGGGGGATGCCGGCATCCGTCTGCTGACGAATTGGATCGACGGGCTTCGCAGGGCTACCCTCTGA
- a CDS encoding RNA methyltransferase: MLENPRSPRVRAVAKLTKRSARQETGLFLLEGPQAAREALAYRPDTLVELFATPSALERHADVRDAAKDAGLEVVYTTEAVLDAMADTVTPQGIVAVARQSPTSLRDIFAAEPRLVAICEEVRDPGNLGTIIRAADAAGADAVILTGRTVDPYNPKVVRATTGSLFHVPVAVGVDLASAVEKARAAGVRVIAADVGGGDFLAARDVLAEPTAWLFGNEARGLDDEALALVDLSLRLPIFGAAESLNLATAASVCLYETAFAQRAAG, translated from the coding sequence GTGCTCGAGAACCCTCGCTCTCCGCGTGTCCGCGCCGTCGCGAAGCTGACCAAGCGCAGCGCGCGGCAGGAGACCGGGCTCTTCCTCCTCGAAGGTCCGCAGGCCGCGCGCGAGGCGCTCGCGTACCGGCCCGACACCCTCGTGGAGCTGTTCGCGACGCCGTCGGCGCTCGAGAGGCATGCCGACGTGCGCGATGCCGCGAAGGATGCCGGCCTCGAGGTCGTCTACACGACCGAGGCCGTGCTCGACGCGATGGCCGACACGGTGACGCCGCAGGGGATCGTCGCGGTGGCACGGCAGTCGCCCACGTCGCTGCGCGACATCTTCGCGGCCGAGCCCCGGCTCGTCGCGATCTGCGAGGAGGTCCGCGACCCGGGCAACCTCGGCACCATCATCCGCGCGGCCGACGCCGCGGGAGCGGACGCCGTCATCCTCACCGGTCGCACCGTCGACCCGTACAACCCGAAGGTGGTGCGCGCCACGACCGGTTCGCTCTTCCACGTTCCGGTCGCCGTCGGCGTCGACCTCGCCTCGGCCGTCGAGAAGGCCCGGGCCGCCGGCGTGCGCGTCATCGCCGCCGACGTCGGGGGAGGCGACTTCCTCGCCGCAAGAGACGTGCTCGCCGAGCCGACCGCCTGGCTCTTCGGCAACGAGGCCCGCGGTCTGGACGACGAGGCGCTGGCGCTCGTCGACCTCTCGCTGCGGCTGCCGATCTTCGGCGCCGCGGAATCGCTGAACCTGGCGACGGCCGCCAGCGTGTGCCTCTACGAGACCGCGTTCGCGCAGCGCGCCGCCGGCTGA
- a CDS encoding amino acid ABC transporter ATP-binding protein, whose protein sequence is MATPDAPAPAPRTSNISVRRGEPLVVVDHVDKHFGDLHVLKDINTVVNRGEVVVVIGPSGSGKSTLCRAINRLETIDSGKITIDGHPLPEEGKALAHLRADVGMVFQSFNLFAHKTVLENVTLGPIRVRGMKKKDADDKAMQLLDRVGVANQAKKMPSQLSGGQQQRVAIARSLAMTPKLILMDEPTSALDPEMINEVLDVMIGLAADGMTMIVVTHEMGFARKAADRVLFMADGAIVEEATPEEFFTNPQSERAKDFLSKILEH, encoded by the coding sequence ATGGCGACACCTGATGCCCCGGCGCCGGCGCCCCGGACTTCCAACATCTCGGTGCGACGAGGTGAGCCGCTCGTGGTCGTGGATCACGTCGACAAGCACTTCGGCGACCTGCACGTCCTGAAGGACATCAACACGGTGGTCAATCGCGGCGAAGTCGTCGTCGTCATCGGCCCCTCCGGATCCGGCAAGTCGACGCTCTGCCGTGCGATCAACCGACTCGAGACGATCGACTCGGGCAAGATCACGATCGACGGCCACCCGCTGCCGGAAGAGGGCAAGGCGCTCGCGCACCTGCGCGCCGATGTCGGCATGGTGTTCCAGTCCTTCAACCTCTTCGCGCACAAGACCGTGCTCGAGAACGTCACGCTCGGGCCGATCCGTGTACGAGGCATGAAGAAGAAGGATGCCGACGACAAGGCGATGCAGCTGCTCGACCGCGTCGGCGTGGCCAACCAGGCCAAGAAGATGCCCAGCCAGCTCTCCGGCGGGCAGCAGCAGCGTGTCGCCATCGCGCGATCGCTCGCGATGACGCCCAAGCTGATCCTGATGGACGAGCCTACGAGCGCGCTCGACCCCGAAATGATCAACGAGGTGCTCGACGTGATGATCGGTCTCGCGGCCGACGGCATGACCATGATCGTCGTCACGCACGAGATGGGCTTCGCCCGCAAGGCGGCCGACCGCGTCCTCTTCATGGCCGACGGCGCGATCGTCGAAGAGGCGACGCCCGAGGAGTTCTTCACGAATCCGCAGAGCGAGAGGGCGAAGGACTTCCTGTCCAAGATCCTCGAGCACTGA
- the priA gene encoding bifunctional 1-(5-phosphoribosyl)-5-((5-phosphoribosylamino)methylideneamino)imidazole-4-carboxamide isomerase/phosphoribosylanthranilate isomerase PriA has protein sequence MNDFASTPKLVLLPAVDVADGKAVRLTQGEAGTETSYGDPVDAALDFARQGAEWIHLVDLDAAFGRGSNAGVLRKVIKQVKGVQVELSGGIRDDRTLEAALESGASRINLGTAALENPEWAADVIGRYGDAIAVGLDVRGTTLAARGWTREGGDLWTVLDRLESAGCSRYVVTDVTKDGTLQGPNLDLLRELTARTPKPIVASGGVSSLDDIVALRDLVPLGVEGAIVGKALYAGAFTLAEALDVAGY, from the coding sequence ATGAACGATTTCGCGTCCACACCCAAACTCGTCCTCCTGCCCGCCGTCGACGTCGCCGACGGCAAGGCCGTCCGCCTGACGCAGGGCGAGGCGGGCACCGAGACGAGCTACGGCGATCCCGTCGACGCCGCGCTGGACTTCGCGCGGCAGGGCGCCGAGTGGATCCACCTCGTCGACCTCGACGCCGCGTTCGGCCGCGGCAGCAACGCGGGGGTCCTCCGCAAGGTCATCAAGCAGGTCAAGGGCGTGCAGGTCGAGCTGTCGGGCGGAATCCGCGACGACCGCACGCTCGAGGCGGCGCTCGAGAGCGGCGCGTCCCGCATCAACCTGGGCACCGCGGCGCTCGAGAACCCCGAATGGGCCGCGGACGTGATCGGTCGCTACGGCGACGCGATCGCCGTGGGTCTCGACGTGCGCGGCACCACGCTCGCCGCCCGCGGCTGGACGCGCGAGGGCGGCGACCTGTGGACGGTCCTCGACCGGCTCGAGTCGGCGGGCTGCAGCCGCTACGTGGTCACCGACGTCACCAAGGACGGCACCCTTCAGGGCCCGAACCTCGACCTGCTGCGGGAGCTCACCGCGCGCACGCCGAAGCCGATCGTGGCGTCGGGCGGCGTGTCGAGCCTCGACGACATCGTGGCGCTCCGCGACCTCGTCCCGCTCGGCGTAGAGGGCGCGATCGTGGGCAAGGCGCTGTACGCCGGCGCGTTCACGCTCGCCGAGGCGCTGGATGTCGCCGGATACTGA
- the rpmI gene encoding 50S ribosomal protein L35, translated as MPKQKTHSGAKKRFKVTGSGKLMKQQANLRHNFEGKSSRRTRRLSQEQVLAKGDAKVAKKLLGI; from the coding sequence ATGCCGAAGCAGAAGACCCACTCGGGCGCCAAGAAGCGCTTCAAGGTCACAGGCAGCGGGAAGCTCATGAAGCAGCAGGCGAACCTTCGCCACAACTTCGAGGGCAAGTCCAGCCGCCGCACCCGTCGCCTGTCGCAGGAGCAGGTCCTCGCGAAGGGCGACGCCAAGGTCGCCAAGAAGCTCCTCGGTATCTGA
- a CDS encoding LysM peptidoglycan-binding domain-containing protein produces the protein MTAIDFTTSVPSPSRAARVAVQRVHSSARQLAGGAPVPLGAQSASGRSTRLRLTLRGRRVLAVLAALPAVIALTAAVIGGGAALASREAGAPAGSFRTVTVAAGDSLWSIAEEVAPERDPRDVVDEIVRLNALDTVVVQAGQSIAIPAAYDDGR, from the coding sequence ATGACCGCGATCGACTTCACGACCTCCGTCCCGTCGCCGTCCCGCGCCGCGCGTGTCGCGGTGCAGCGGGTGCACAGCTCGGCGCGACAGCTGGCCGGCGGTGCTCCTGTGCCGCTGGGCGCGCAGTCGGCGTCGGGGCGCTCCACGCGGCTCCGCCTGACCCTGCGCGGGCGACGTGTCCTCGCCGTCCTCGCCGCACTGCCGGCCGTGATCGCGCTGACCGCCGCCGTGATCGGCGGGGGAGCGGCACTCGCCTCCCGTGAAGCGGGAGCCCCGGCGGGCTCCTTCCGCACGGTGACGGTGGCTGCCGGCGACTCGCTCTGGAGCATCGCCGAAGAGGTCGCGCCCGAGCGCGATCCACGCGACGTGGTCGACGAGATCGTGCGGTTGAACGCGCTCGACACCGTGGTCGTGCAGGCCGGTCAGAGCATCGCGATCCCCGCGGCGTACGACGACGGCCGCTGA